A window of Pirellula sp. SH-Sr6A contains these coding sequences:
- a CDS encoding prepilin peptidase: MNGNTWMDGVISNWHIWFVSIVLVVAAVIDGWKLKVPNWITFPMIATGWIYSYAAGGWPGLGWSLLATFFGLSLLYGLYMVGGMGAGDVKLLAGIGAWVHAEHTWNIFAATAIVGGIMALAMIAYSGRWRKHYNQFKMLLGEFVEVKDAEALYQRAAERKSRMFLLPYGIPMTIAALGYFAFQGMYL; the protein is encoded by the coding sequence ATGAACGGAAATACTTGGATGGATGGCGTGATTTCGAACTGGCACATTTGGTTCGTTTCCATCGTGTTGGTCGTCGCCGCAGTTATCGACGGTTGGAAGCTTAAAGTTCCTAACTGGATCACCTTTCCCATGATCGCGACCGGCTGGATTTACAGCTACGCTGCCGGTGGATGGCCAGGATTGGGATGGAGCCTGCTCGCGACCTTCTTTGGCCTCTCTCTCCTCTACGGCCTCTATATGGTGGGTGGTATGGGAGCAGGCGACGTCAAACTCCTCGCCGGTATCGGCGCATGGGTCCACGCGGAACACACTTGGAATATCTTCGCCGCAACCGCTATCGTCGGTGGAATCATGGCCCTCGCTATGATCGCGTACTCGGGCCGCTGGCGAAAACACTACAACCAATTCAAGATGCTGCTCGGCGAATTCGTCGAAGTCAAAGACGCAGAAGCTCTCTATCAGCGTGCCGCCGAACGGAAGTCGCGAATGTTTCTGCTCCCCTACGGTATCCCGATGACAATCGCAGCGCTCGGATACTTTGCCTTCCAAGGCATGTACCTCTAA
- a CDS encoding heavy metal translocating P-type ATPase has product MVNVGKNTLRPKKRAASVPCAHCGLPSPPTADGERAFCCNGCRGAFALIHEMGLEDYYALRPNAAGEYVRESEQQIAALSDLHVAGVEVQHLPGGMDCVRLNVEGLHCAACSWLIERMQPSIPGLHSARVRMSDHSVELIYDPVQTSVARVASRLARLGYPLSPWQDDPEFDAEVIQRQRDHWIGIALAAFLAANAMWIGISLYAGEATGISKENEAFLRWVGAILGLLAAVFPGRIFFQTAWQAVLNRTPHVDIPVAISLAIGTMGSLFGAWSGYGHMYFDSLASLVLLLRVGRYLQFRAQSQARHSISRLLRWNTNIAKKIEEGGQVVSVPSNRLQAGDRVQIDAGEVIPADGIVLLGESQLDTSLLTGETIPVPIGTGERLVGGTMNLTSPLEVLVEAAGGKSRVGKLMAMVRDATTYETPWIQAADRVGKWFVIVVLALAVFTWCGWAWWVNGTVATQHTMALLTIACPCALALAAPLVITIALGRAAKRQVWIRDGICLEKLARPGMLWLDKTGTLTLGRVHVHAWIGDDRWIPMIAAAEGKVNHPMAAAILRYADAFEETNEPRQVTESEQAQGFGTKCRVNGVFVAVGNVRWMNQLGFLVPPRLAETVQQIANRGQSSVYAAVDRDVVGVFAMGDALRPDAVSSLRGIQSLGWKLGILSGDHRNVVESIAENLRENGIHIQEVLGEQSPEEKLATIETSKRSGEGVVVMVGDGVNDAAALAAADVGIAVRGNSEQSLAIAPIYIASQKLTSVVDLLFASQQVVRGIRGCFIASLLYNTVTISLAMSGWIHPLIAALFMPLSGITVLAMAFQSRAFRNKITTRTAMESP; this is encoded by the coding sequence ATGGTGAACGTGGGAAAGAACACCTTAAGACCCAAGAAGCGCGCTGCATCGGTTCCGTGCGCTCATTGTGGGTTGCCATCGCCACCGACGGCAGATGGGGAGAGGGCGTTTTGTTGCAATGGTTGCCGGGGTGCTTTTGCGCTCATTCATGAGATGGGGTTGGAGGATTATTATGCTCTGCGCCCCAACGCGGCTGGAGAGTACGTACGCGAGTCGGAGCAGCAGATTGCGGCTTTGTCGGATTTGCACGTTGCGGGGGTCGAGGTTCAGCATTTGCCCGGCGGAATGGATTGTGTGCGATTGAACGTCGAGGGGCTTCATTGCGCCGCGTGTTCCTGGTTGATCGAGCGGATGCAGCCCAGCATTCCGGGGCTTCATTCGGCCCGGGTGCGCATGAGCGACCATTCCGTTGAGCTCATATACGATCCCGTTCAAACATCGGTGGCCCGCGTGGCCAGTCGATTAGCTCGGCTTGGGTATCCACTGAGTCCTTGGCAAGATGACCCTGAGTTCGATGCAGAAGTCATTCAAAGGCAACGCGACCATTGGATAGGGATCGCGTTGGCAGCCTTTCTCGCAGCGAATGCGATGTGGATTGGGATTTCTCTTTATGCTGGCGAGGCGACCGGTATCTCGAAGGAGAACGAGGCGTTTCTCCGATGGGTGGGTGCGATACTCGGGTTGTTGGCCGCGGTGTTTCCCGGTCGCATTTTCTTTCAGACTGCGTGGCAAGCCGTCCTCAATCGAACACCTCACGTCGACATCCCAGTAGCAATATCGTTAGCCATCGGGACGATGGGATCGTTGTTCGGTGCATGGAGTGGTTATGGCCACATGTACTTTGATTCGTTGGCATCGCTGGTATTGCTATTGAGGGTTGGGCGGTATCTGCAGTTTCGAGCACAATCGCAGGCGCGGCACTCCATCAGTCGGTTGTTGCGATGGAATACCAACATCGCAAAGAAGATCGAGGAGGGAGGACAGGTCGTGTCGGTCCCTTCCAATCGATTGCAAGCGGGGGATCGGGTGCAGATCGATGCAGGGGAGGTCATCCCTGCGGATGGCATCGTCCTGTTAGGAGAGAGCCAACTCGATACGTCGCTCCTCACGGGCGAGACCATTCCCGTGCCAATCGGTACAGGCGAGCGCTTGGTGGGTGGAACGATGAATCTGACTTCGCCCTTGGAAGTTTTGGTCGAAGCCGCGGGTGGGAAGAGTCGGGTTGGCAAGCTTATGGCGATGGTGCGCGATGCCACCACCTATGAAACTCCTTGGATTCAAGCGGCAGACCGGGTTGGAAAGTGGTTTGTTATCGTCGTCTTAGCGCTCGCCGTCTTCACATGGTGTGGTTGGGCGTGGTGGGTGAACGGGACGGTCGCCACGCAGCACACCATGGCGCTTCTCACGATCGCGTGTCCCTGTGCATTGGCATTGGCTGCTCCGTTGGTGATCACGATCGCATTGGGGCGCGCGGCCAAGAGACAAGTCTGGATTCGGGATGGCATCTGTTTGGAGAAGCTCGCGCGACCTGGGATGTTGTGGCTCGACAAGACAGGGACGTTGACGCTCGGGCGAGTGCATGTCCATGCTTGGATAGGAGACGATCGCTGGATTCCCATGATCGCGGCTGCGGAAGGAAAAGTGAATCATCCAATGGCGGCTGCGATCCTTCGATACGCCGACGCGTTCGAGGAGACGAATGAGCCGCGTCAAGTGACCGAGTCCGAGCAAGCGCAGGGGTTTGGGACGAAATGCCGTGTGAACGGAGTCTTCGTCGCGGTGGGGAATGTTCGCTGGATGAACCAGCTCGGCTTCCTAGTCCCGCCCCGCCTTGCGGAGACAGTCCAGCAAATTGCCAATCGAGGCCAATCGTCTGTCTATGCCGCGGTGGATCGAGATGTTGTCGGAGTGTTCGCCATGGGAGATGCGTTGCGGCCCGATGCGGTGTCGTCGCTCCGAGGAATCCAGAGCTTGGGCTGGAAGCTAGGGATCTTGTCCGGAGATCATCGCAACGTCGTCGAATCGATTGCAGAGAATTTGCGAGAGAATGGGATACACATCCAAGAGGTATTAGGCGAGCAATCCCCCGAGGAAAAGCTCGCGACCATTGAAACGAGCAAGCGATCCGGTGAAGGAGTGGTGGTGATGGTCGGCGACGGTGTGAATGATGCTGCGGCACTGGCCGCCGCGGATGTCGGGATCGCGGTGCGGGGGAATAGCGAGCAGTCGCTCGCCATCGCGCCGATTTACATCGCGAGTCAGAAGCTCACATCGGTGGTCGATTTACTATTCGCCTCCCAGCAAGTCGTGCGAGGTATTCGCGGCTGCTTCATCGCGTCGCTACTTTACAATACGGTTACGATCTCGCTGGCGATGTCCGGCTGGATTCATCCTCTCATTGCTGCATTGTTCATGCCATTGAGTGGCATCACTGTGTTGGCCATGGCCTTTCAAAGCCGCGCCTTTCGAAACAAGATTACTACACGAACCGCGATGGAGTCCCCATGA
- the pepD gene encoding beta-Ala-His dipeptidase, which translates to MKPSFPIPEPSAVWEHFFDLVAIPRPSKNEGAAIDHIEKWASKLGRTAKRDGANNLCVHVPAARKTTASPVILQCHVDIVSVTEEGNPLGADASNGKIPMERGEVDPKREKRLIPNPTGDWINAPYTTLGADNGIGVAMMMALAEKKDLPVPLELLFTVDEEAGMTGAIGMNPSHLGITGKLLLNIDTEEDDEITIGSAGGRDVEVQWEGNWEPVSPQGDCCLVQLKIDELKGGHSGIEINQGRANANRLVARILHAIQSLSPIQLTDWNGGSRRNAIPDKSQAGFVIPQSAFAAAKNAAEMQVESFNRLYSQRDNPIHLHMESSDVPPVHAMLSTAQSALFVRMAQSIPTGICEMTPELPVLVESSCNMAIIELGPNKPGRIVCSVRGTTPEALSDVSDTIVAIAGLANATTLIADGYPGWKPHLDSPLLEAAVSSYERLFGETPKVHAVHAGLECGLLVEKIPGLHAISLGPTIKGNHAVGERVSISSVAKSYRYVEAILESLGEK; encoded by the coding sequence ATGAAGCCTTCGTTTCCAATCCCTGAGCCCAGCGCGGTGTGGGAGCATTTCTTCGATCTCGTAGCAATCCCCCGTCCTTCCAAAAACGAAGGTGCGGCGATCGATCACATCGAGAAATGGGCTTCCAAACTGGGGCGGACCGCCAAACGCGACGGCGCAAATAACTTGTGCGTCCACGTCCCCGCGGCTCGCAAAACCACAGCCTCCCCGGTGATTCTGCAGTGCCATGTCGATATCGTTTCGGTGACCGAGGAAGGAAACCCGTTGGGTGCGGACGCTTCGAACGGAAAGATCCCTATGGAACGCGGGGAAGTCGACCCGAAGCGGGAGAAACGACTTATTCCCAACCCAACCGGCGATTGGATCAACGCCCCCTACACCACCCTCGGCGCGGACAACGGAATCGGCGTCGCCATGATGATGGCATTGGCCGAGAAAAAGGATCTCCCTGTCCCGCTGGAACTGCTTTTCACGGTCGACGAGGAAGCGGGGATGACTGGCGCGATCGGTATGAACCCATCCCATCTAGGAATCACTGGCAAACTCCTTCTCAATATCGATACCGAAGAGGACGACGAAATCACGATCGGATCGGCCGGAGGTCGCGATGTGGAAGTCCAATGGGAAGGCAACTGGGAACCGGTTTCTCCACAGGGAGATTGCTGTCTCGTCCAGCTGAAGATCGATGAACTCAAAGGAGGGCACTCCGGAATCGAGATCAATCAAGGGCGCGCGAACGCCAATCGCTTGGTCGCTCGCATTCTGCACGCAATTCAGTCCCTATCTCCCATTCAATTGACCGACTGGAACGGTGGCAGCCGACGCAATGCGATTCCGGACAAGAGCCAGGCCGGTTTCGTAATACCCCAAAGCGCGTTTGCTGCTGCAAAGAATGCCGCGGAAATGCAGGTCGAGAGCTTCAATCGCTTGTACTCGCAGCGTGACAACCCGATTCACCTTCATATGGAATCGAGCGATGTCCCACCCGTACACGCAATGCTATCGACAGCCCAGTCTGCTCTTTTCGTGCGAATGGCTCAGAGCATTCCGACAGGCATTTGCGAGATGACCCCGGAGCTGCCCGTATTGGTCGAATCGTCCTGCAACATGGCGATCATCGAACTGGGACCGAACAAGCCTGGGCGGATCGTTTGCAGTGTCCGAGGGACGACTCCAGAAGCGCTCTCCGATGTGTCCGATACCATCGTCGCCATCGCAGGTTTAGCCAATGCAACAACCTTGATCGCGGACGGTTACCCCGGCTGGAAACCCCATCTCGACTCCCCACTCCTCGAAGCCGCGGTCTCCTCCTACGAACGACTATTCGGTGAAACGCCGAAAGTGCACGCGGTGCATGCGGGGTTGGAATGCGGACTGTTAGTAGAAAAGATTCCGGGCCTCCACGCCATCTCGCTCGGGCCAACGATCAAGGGGAATCACGCCGTAGGCGAGCGGGTTAGCATTTCTTCGGTCGCCAAGTCCTACCGCTACGTCGAAGCCATCCTTGAAAGCCTTGGGGAAAAGTAG
- the rpsP gene encoding 30S ribosomal protein S16: MSVRIRMKRLGRKNRPFYRLCAIDQRSPRDGRVLEELGHYDPMCKEVDARAILKGERIDYWLSVGAQPSENAVVLISKYGSKGTHLEKQSEALTRLGRKPVAAAQS; encoded by the coding sequence GTGTCGGTACGAATTCGAATGAAGCGATTGGGTCGCAAGAACCGCCCCTTCTATCGTTTGTGCGCAATTGATCAACGAAGTCCTCGCGACGGCCGCGTCTTGGAAGAGCTGGGCCACTATGATCCGATGTGCAAGGAAGTAGATGCTCGCGCAATCCTCAAGGGTGAGCGAATCGACTATTGGTTGAGCGTAGGTGCTCAGCCTAGCGAAAACGCAGTCGTTTTGATCTCCAAGTACGGATCCAAGGGAACGCATTTGGAAAAGCAATCCGAAGCCCTGACACGCCTTGGCCGCAAGCCCGTTGCTGCAGCACAGAGCTAG
- the ccoS gene encoding cbb3-type cytochrome oxidase assembly protein CcoS — protein sequence MSVLYIALPAAILLGAAGLIGCLYCIRSGQYDDLESPSLRILQDDNES from the coding sequence ATGAGCGTTTTGTATATCGCCCTTCCCGCCGCCATTTTGCTTGGAGCCGCCGGACTGATCGGATGTTTGTATTGCATCCGGAGTGGTCAGTACGACGACCTCGAGTCCCCTTCCCTCCGCATTCTGCAGGACGACAACGAATCATGA
- the trmD gene encoding tRNA (guanosine(37)-N1)-methyltransferase TrmD, with product MLRIDIITLFPQIFSGYLTQSLLAKAIAKGLIEIVVHDLRHWSTDPKHHKIDDRPYGGGPGMLIRVEPVVHCVEEVQQMADRPGLVVLLTPQGEPLRQPRVESMAQTGRILLLCGRYEGFDQRVIDILQPLELSVGDYVLNGGEVAAMIVVDSTVRMIPGVLGDEQSSWDDSFSRGNRLLEFPQYTRPPEFRGHPVPEVLLSGDHGKIAAWRDDQSRQKTLHRRSDLFKPPT from the coding sequence ATGCTCCGGATCGACATCATTACTCTCTTCCCCCAGATCTTCTCGGGGTACCTCACGCAGAGCTTGCTCGCCAAAGCCATCGCGAAAGGGTTGATCGAAATCGTTGTCCACGATTTGCGTCATTGGTCAACCGACCCCAAACACCATAAGATCGACGATCGACCTTACGGTGGAGGTCCGGGCATGCTGATCCGCGTCGAACCGGTGGTCCATTGCGTGGAAGAGGTCCAGCAGATGGCGGATCGACCCGGCCTCGTTGTTTTGCTCACTCCCCAAGGAGAACCGCTCCGTCAACCGCGCGTGGAGAGCATGGCGCAGACCGGCCGCATCCTGCTCCTGTGCGGTCGCTACGAGGGATTCGATCAACGGGTGATCGATATCCTCCAACCTTTGGAACTGAGCGTCGGAGACTACGTCCTCAATGGCGGCGAAGTCGCTGCGATGATCGTGGTCGATTCCACGGTGCGAATGATTCCCGGTGTGCTCGGCGACGAACAAAGCTCCTGGGATGACTCCTTCTCGCGAGGCAATCGGCTCCTGGAGTTTCCGCAATACACCAGACCGCCGGAATTCCGCGGACACCCTGTTCCCGAAGTCCTTCTCAGCGGCGATCATGGAAAGATTGCCGCCTGGCGCGACGATCAGTCCCGCCAAAAAACCTTGCATCGGCGCAGCGACTTGTTCAAGCCCCCTACCTGA
- the dapB gene encoding 4-hydroxy-tetrahydrodipicolinate reductase, whose amino-acid sequence MSTPLELVIHGASGRNGKRLIALGSSDAELKLVGAIVRSSSLHLNVDAGTQAGVEPIGLPLSSQWPERADAAIDFSSPEGCAAAIEACVQRKIPLVVASTGLTPAQVLEVEEGARHIPICYAPNMSVAVNLTMKLVEYAAKALRDVSGGADVEIIERHHRFKEDSPSGTALKFGQLIGQAMGITQHVHGRHGLCGKRPHNEIGYHAVRVGDDAGQHTIVFGMMGETIELRVAASNRDCYATGAIAAAKWLVGKPNGLYSMFDVLGL is encoded by the coding sequence ATGTCGACTCCATTGGAGCTGGTAATTCATGGTGCCTCGGGCCGCAACGGGAAGCGATTGATCGCGTTGGGGAGCAGCGACGCAGAGCTGAAATTGGTGGGAGCCATTGTCCGTTCCAGCTCGCTTCACTTGAACGTCGACGCAGGGACCCAGGCTGGGGTGGAGCCGATTGGGTTGCCACTTTCGAGTCAATGGCCGGAGCGGGCCGATGCGGCGATCGACTTTTCCTCTCCGGAAGGATGTGCAGCAGCCATTGAGGCTTGCGTTCAACGAAAGATTCCCCTCGTTGTCGCATCGACCGGATTGACCCCCGCCCAAGTTCTCGAGGTGGAGGAGGGGGCACGGCACATCCCTATTTGTTATGCCCCCAACATGAGTGTCGCGGTGAATCTCACAATGAAGTTGGTGGAATACGCGGCCAAGGCGTTGCGGGACGTGAGCGGTGGAGCGGATGTCGAAATCATCGAGCGTCACCATCGGTTCAAGGAAGACAGTCCCAGTGGAACGGCATTGAAATTCGGTCAGTTGATCGGGCAAGCCATGGGGATTACCCAGCATGTCCACGGGAGGCATGGATTGTGTGGCAAGAGACCGCACAATGAGATTGGGTATCATGCCGTTCGTGTCGGCGACGATGCGGGGCAGCACACCATTGTGTTCGGCATGATGGGGGAAACCATTGAGCTTCGCGTGGCGGCGTCCAACCGAGATTGCTATGCGACGGGCGCGATCGCAGCGGCCAAGTGGTTGGTTGGAAAACCAAACGGGCTCTACAGCATGTTCGATGTATTGGGGCTATAG
- a CDS encoding Flp family type IVb pilin, giving the protein MKNFAMKLKRFLKSEDGPTAVEYAVMLSLIIVVCLTAVTSIGKNASSTFTNVANQLGT; this is encoded by the coding sequence ATGAAGAATTTCGCCATGAAGTTGAAGCGATTCCTGAAGAGCGAAGACGGACCAACCGCTGTGGAATACGCAGTGATGCTGTCGTTGATCATCGTCGTTTGCTTGACCGCTGTTACCAGCATCGGTAAGAACGCAAGCTCGACGTTCACCAACGTTGCAAACCAGTTGGGTACCTAG
- a CDS encoding two-component system sensor histidine kinase NtrB produces the protein MTLEKGNLNELDSALLDAVLNTAVDAIVTIDARGKILHANRSVEKLFGYKPQDLINQNVSVLMPEPDRSRHDGYVQSYNETGKRKIIGIGRQVLGQRADGSLIPIDLAISEVHVGDRILYTGIMRDMTERQQNEADLRDAQLRLIQSERLAAIGQMVTGLAHESRNALQRSRACLDMLDLDLETAPEQQDLVRRTRSALVELQTLYEEVRSYAAPIQLGKTRQTVSELCLDVWNNLSEVWTPIKIKLVLNCEACPAIYCDASRISQVIRNIYENSLAVVPSNSVLYTTCRPICHGSQQYLQVAFTDDGPGLDDEQKRRIFEPFYTTKTKGTGLGMAICNRLVEAHAGKIYVGNNEHRHPDAHGAVIVMELPM, from the coding sequence ATGACGTTAGAAAAGGGAAATCTCAATGAACTGGATTCCGCATTGCTCGATGCGGTATTGAACACTGCGGTCGATGCGATCGTGACCATCGACGCGCGGGGTAAAATTCTGCATGCGAATCGATCGGTCGAAAAGTTATTCGGCTATAAGCCCCAGGATTTGATCAATCAGAATGTATCGGTTTTGATGCCCGAGCCGGATCGGTCTCGCCATGATGGATATGTTCAGTCGTACAACGAAACCGGCAAACGAAAGATTATCGGAATCGGTCGACAAGTGCTTGGGCAGCGAGCCGATGGAAGTCTGATCCCTATCGATTTGGCGATCAGCGAAGTACATGTGGGGGATCGAATTCTTTACACCGGTATCATGCGAGATATGACCGAGCGGCAGCAAAACGAGGCGGATCTGCGCGATGCTCAGTTGCGGTTGATTCAAAGCGAGCGATTGGCGGCGATTGGGCAGATGGTCACGGGGTTGGCCCATGAAAGCCGCAATGCGTTGCAGCGATCGAGAGCTTGTTTGGACATGCTCGATCTCGATTTGGAAACCGCGCCCGAGCAACAGGACTTGGTCCGACGCACCCGGTCGGCGTTGGTGGAATTGCAAACGCTTTACGAGGAAGTCCGGAGTTATGCTGCCCCCATTCAATTGGGAAAAACCAGGCAAACCGTTTCCGAACTCTGCTTGGACGTTTGGAACAATTTGAGCGAGGTCTGGACCCCAATAAAGATCAAGCTCGTGCTTAACTGCGAGGCCTGTCCGGCGATTTACTGCGATGCCAGTCGGATCTCGCAAGTGATTCGAAACATCTACGAGAATTCATTAGCGGTCGTCCCGAGCAATAGTGTTCTCTATACGACTTGCAGACCGATTTGCCATGGCTCGCAGCAATACCTGCAAGTTGCCTTTACCGACGACGGTCCTGGTTTGGATGACGAACAGAAACGACGCATCTTCGAGCCATTCTACACAACAAAAACCAAGGGCACGGGGCTTGGGATGGCCATCTGCAACCGGCTCGTGGAGGCGCATGCAGGGAAAATCTATGTAGGGAATAACGAGCATCGCCATCCCGATGCGCATGGTGCAGTCATCGTTATGGAGTTACCGATGTAG
- a CDS encoding tetratricopeptide repeat protein: MTTVNERFREAEKLKDSGQVDAAKEVLISIVGESPDHVLSHLTLARIYTQTGDHLAAVKHAEEACRLEPNEAFNFTILSVTYQKAWAGTQDTRFIRAAEDAMARSQSLG, translated from the coding sequence ATGACTACCGTCAACGAACGATTTCGCGAAGCGGAAAAGCTAAAGGACTCGGGACAAGTCGATGCGGCCAAGGAAGTCCTCATCTCGATTGTCGGAGAGTCTCCGGATCACGTTCTGTCTCATTTGACGCTGGCTCGCATCTACACCCAGACGGGTGATCATCTTGCGGCGGTTAAGCACGCCGAAGAGGCTTGCAGGCTCGAGCCGAACGAGGCATTTAACTTCACGATTTTGAGCGTGACCTATCAAAAGGCTTGGGCGGGAACGCAGGATACGCGATTCATTCGGGCGGCTGAGGATGCGATGGCGCGATCGCAGTCGCTTGGATAG
- a CDS encoding ammonium transporter: MVRAFFGLVLGLGVLWTGTCLGQEGAAAVAETAEVAATPAPEVTEVVATAALNQGDQAWLLTSCALVLLMSPGLAFFYGGLVGRKNVLSILMQCFMCMCLITILWTVCGYSIAFSGEEVGEGFCGNPLTHFMLAGVSESAPLQPAKEATLGISQQTFMVFQMMFAIITPGLIIGAFAERMKFVAFLVFTALWSLIVYSPIAHWVWYGPAHPIFGLGAFDDTATPIGALDFAGGTVVHINAGVAALVACLVIGPRRGYPAQITPPHNLPFAVLGAGLLWFGWFGFNGGSALGASDQAVRAFVTTQIAAAAAGFTWSVIELIRNGRATALGMITGCVAGLVAITPAAGFVTPGSALIIGAGGTIISYIFVAYVKPAMKYDDSLDVFGVHGMAGVWGAIATGIFAMKGYGVDKAGGLIHGNSAQVTEQVIAVAVTIVYSGVVSFILLKLIDFTIGLRCTEDSEKMGLDLSDHAETAYTVS; the protein is encoded by the coding sequence ATGGTAAGAGCGTTCTTTGGATTGGTCCTCGGACTTGGAGTCCTGTGGACTGGAACCTGCCTTGGGCAGGAAGGTGCTGCGGCGGTTGCCGAGACAGCGGAGGTAGCGGCGACGCCGGCGCCGGAAGTCACTGAGGTGGTGGCGACGGCCGCATTGAACCAAGGGGACCAAGCGTGGCTGCTCACCAGCTGTGCGCTGGTTCTTTTGATGAGTCCGGGCTTGGCCTTCTTCTACGGCGGATTGGTCGGCCGGAAGAATGTGTTGAGCATTCTCATGCAATGTTTCATGTGCATGTGCCTCATTACGATCCTTTGGACGGTTTGCGGTTACAGCATCGCGTTTTCGGGCGAGGAAGTCGGCGAGGGTTTCTGCGGCAATCCTCTGACTCACTTTATGTTGGCGGGTGTTTCCGAGAGCGCTCCATTGCAACCTGCTAAGGAAGCGACGCTGGGGATCAGTCAGCAAACGTTTATGGTTTTCCAAATGATGTTCGCCATCATCACCCCTGGTTTGATCATCGGAGCCTTTGCAGAGCGGATGAAGTTCGTCGCGTTCTTGGTATTCACTGCATTGTGGTCCTTGATCGTTTATTCCCCAATTGCTCACTGGGTATGGTACGGACCAGCGCATCCGATTTTTGGTTTGGGTGCCTTTGACGATACAGCGACTCCGATCGGAGCTCTCGACTTCGCGGGTGGAACGGTTGTGCACATCAACGCCGGGGTAGCAGCCTTGGTCGCGTGCCTCGTCATCGGACCTCGGCGCGGTTATCCCGCACAAATCACACCGCCTCACAACCTTCCTTTTGCGGTTCTCGGGGCAGGTCTTTTGTGGTTCGGATGGTTTGGTTTCAACGGCGGTTCCGCGTTGGGAGCGAGCGATCAAGCCGTGCGGGCTTTTGTAACCACTCAAATTGCAGCCGCGGCAGCTGGATTTACTTGGTCGGTGATTGAATTGATCCGAAATGGTCGCGCGACCGCTCTCGGTATGATCACCGGTTGCGTTGCGGGGTTGGTTGCCATCACTCCGGCGGCAGGTTTCGTTACTCCTGGTTCCGCATTGATCATCGGAGCAGGTGGAACCATCATCAGCTACATCTTCGTGGCCTACGTCAAACCAGCGATGAAGTACGACGACTCCCTCGACGTTTTTGGAGTTCACGGGATGGCAGGGGTATGGGGCGCGATTGCGACCGGTATCTTCGCCATGAAAGGTTATGGAGTCGACAAAGCGGGTGGTTTGATTCACGGGAATTCCGCGCAAGTCACCGAGCAGGTGATCGCTGTCGCGGTGACCATTGTTTACTCTGGCGTTGTCTCCTTTATTCTCCTCAAGCTCATCGACTTCACCATTGGGCTTCGATGCACCGAAGATTCGGAAAAGATGGGATTGGATTTGAGCGATCACGCCGAGACCGCTTACACCGTTTCGTAA